In the Streptomyces spororaveus genome, TGACGCACACCGCCGCACCGGCGGCGACACCGGCACCGGGGGCCGCGCCGGCCGTCCCCGCGGTCCCGGCCGGCACCCTCCCGTACCTGTGGACCCGGCTCCGGCTCGTCGAGGAGCGGGTACGCCTGGCCGTGGCCCTGCGGCGGGCCGCCGATCCCGACCCGGACGACCCCTACCGGGGCCAGTACCTCACGCCCGAGGCGGTCGCCCGCATCCTGGACGCCCCGCACGGCGGCCCCGATCTGCCCGCGCTCGCACCGGCCGCGCCGCCGCCCGGCTCGCCGCTCGACGTCCTCGCCGCGCGCTTCGCACTCGAACCGCTCGACGTGGACCTGCTGCTGGTGACCCTCGCGCCGGACCTGGACCCCCGCTTCGAGCGGCTCTACGGCTACCTCAACGACGACCTGACGCGCCGCCGCCCCACCGTCGGCCTCGCCCTCGAACTGTGCGGCCGCACCGGGTCGGCAGCCGCGCGGCTGCGGCTCTCCCCCACCGCGCCGCTCCTCGCGGGCGGCCTGCTGGAGGTCACCGAACCGGAGCGGCCGCCCCTGTCGCGGGTACTGGCCGTCCCGGACCGGGTCACCGCGCACCTGCTCGGCGACACCTCGCCCGACCCGCGGCTGGCCGACGTACTCGGCCCGGCCCACGAGGACCCTGCCGTCGACCCGGACGAACTGCGGCGGGCCGTCGCCGCGGCCGCCGGCGGCACCCGTCACGTCCATCTGCGCTCCCGCGGCGGCGACCCGGAGGGCCTGGCCGCCGCCGCGCTCCACGCGTACGGGCCCCGGCCCCTGGCCCTGGATCCGGCGGCCCTCGCCCGGCACGCCCGCGCCGTACCCGAACTCGCGCGCGCCACCGCCCGCGAGGCCCGCCTGACCGGTGCCGGTGTCCTGCTGGGGCCGCTGGAGGAACTGCCCGACCAGCCCGGTGAACGGGCCCGCGTCCTGCGCACGCTGTGCACCGCCCTGCACGGGATCCCCCTGTTCACCTACGGCACGAGCGGCTGGGAACCCGCCTGGGCGGCCGACACCCCCGTCACCCTGACCGTGGCCGCACCCACCCCCGACCGGCAGATCACCCGCTGGCGGCACGCGCTGGAGGGGACGGCCGCGGGACCCGCCGCGGACGGGGGCGCCGCCGCGCTCGCCCGTTCCGTGTCCGCGCACCGCCTCGACGCCGGGCAGCTGCGCCGCGCCGCCGACACGGCGGTACGCACCGCCGCGCTCGACGGCCGCCCCCTCACCCCCGACGACCTGCGCACCGCCGTACGGGCCCAGAACGGCGCGGGGCTCGCCCGCCTCGCCCGCCGGGTGGAGCCGGCGGTGGGCTGGGACGACCTGGTGCTGCCCGCCCCCACCCACCGCCGGCTGCGTGAACTCGCCGTACGAGCCCGCCACCGCGACCAGGTGCTCGGACAGTGGGGCATGCGGCCCGGCGGCGGCCGCGGGCGCGGGGTGATCGCGCTGTTCGCCGGGTCCTCCGGCACCGGCAAGACCATGTCCGCCGAGGTGGTGGCGGCCGACCTGGGCATGGACCTGTACGTGGTGGACCTGTCCACGGTCGTCGACAAGTACGTCGGCGAGACCGAGAAGAACCTGGAGCGGATCTTCACCGAGGCCTCGGCCGTCAACGCGGTCCTGCTGTTCGACGAGGCCGACGCGATCTTCGGCAAGCGCTCCGAGGTGAAGGACGCCCACGACAAGAACGCCAACATGGAATCGGCCTACCTGCTCCAGCGGATGGAGTCCTTCGACGGCATCGCCGTCCTCACCACCAACCTGCGGGCCAACCTCGACGAGGCGTTCACCCGCCGTCTGGACGTGATCGCGGACTTCCCGGTGCCCGACGCCGCCCAGCGCCTGGCCCTGTGGGAGCGGTGCCTGGGCGACCGGCTGCCCCGGGCCGGCGACCTCGACCTCGGCTTCTGCGCGGACCGGTTCGAACTGGCCGGGGGCTCGATCCGGTCCTGCGCCGTGACGGCCGCCTACTCCGCTGCCGCGGCGGGCGAACCGCTGACCATGACCCAGGTGGTGACGGCGGTCGTCCAGGAGTACCGCAAGCTCGGACGCCTGATCCTGGAGAGCGAGTTCGGTCCGTACCTGGGCCAGGTCACCGAGGTGTGAGACGGCGGCGCGGCCGGGGGCGCGGCCCGGTGCCTGGCCGGTCCGGCGGGGGCGACCGGGAGGGCAGCGCACTTGCCCCCGCCCAGGTCCGAACGTCCTTGTCCCGGGCGGCGGCCGGCGGAAAGGCTGTGGTCAGACCTGATTGCGCAGCTGTGACCCGAAGGAGCGAGCATGCCGACGTACCTCACCCCGGGCGTGTACGTGGAGGAGGTGCAGTCCGGCGCTCGCCCGATCGAAGGGGTCGGCACCGCCGTCGCCGCGTTCGTGGGCTTCGCCCAGAGCGGCCCGTTCCACGAGCCGACGCTGGTCACCAGCTGGGACCAGTACTCCCAGCGGTTCGGCGGCTTCACCGAGGGCACCTACCTGCCGCACGCCGTCTACGGGTACTTCGCCAACGGCGGCGGCGCCGCGTACGTCGTCCGCGTCGGCGGGCCCGCCCGGGGCGCCTCCGCACCGGCCGCCACCGGCGCCCTCCCCCAGCCCCGCGCCGCGGAGCCCGTCGAGCTCGGCGGCTTCCTGATCTCGGCCCGGCCGGGCGTCACCGGAGTCTCCGTGGAGATCGCCGACGCGGACGGCGAGAACCCGCCCGAGGACCGCTTCAAGATCCTGGTCCGCCAGGGCGAGCAGGTGGCCGAGACCTACGAGGTGTCCGCCCGCAAGAACGTCAAGGGCTACCTCGTCACCCAGGCCCGCGCCTCGAAACTGATCGAGGTCACCGAGCAGCGCGGTGCGACCCAGACCCGGCCCGCCGCGCAGAGCCTCGCCGTACCCGACGCCGCGGCCGCCGCGCCCGCTCCGGCCGGCGGCGCCGGCGGCGTGGCCCGGCTCGACCCGGCCGAGTACGTCGGCGACTCCGCCGCCCGCACCGGGTTCGCCGGTCTGGAGACCATCGACGAGATCACCATGGTCGCGGTGCCGGACCTGATGAGCGCCTACCAGCGCGGTGACATCGACTCCGAGGGCGTACGCACCGTACAGCTCGCGGTGATCTCGCACTGCGAGCAGATGGGCGACCGGGTGGCCGTCCTGGACACCCCGCCCGGGCTCTCCGCGCAGCAGGTGCGCACCTGGCGCAACGACGAGGCGGGCTACGACTCCCGTTACGCCACCCTCTACTACCCGTGGGTGCGGGTCTTCGACCCGGCCGCCGGGAGCAACACCACCGTCCCGCCGAGCGGGCACGTCGCCGGTGTGTGGGCGCGCAGCGACGCCGAGCGCGGTGTGCACAAGGCCCCCGCCAACGAGGTGATCCGCGGCGCGGTGGACCTGGAACTGCGCCTGAGCAAGGGCGAGCAGGACCTGCTCAACCCGATCGGCGTGAACTGCGTACGGGCCTTCCCCGGCCGCGGCATCCGCATCTGGGGCGCCCGCACACTGTCCTCGGACCCGGCCTGGCGCTACCTGAACGTGCGCCGCCTCTTCAACTACCTGGAGGAATCCATCCTCCTGGGCACCCAGTGGGTGGTCTTCGAGCCGAACGACGACCGGCTCTGGTCCAGCATCCGGCGCAACGTCACCGCGTTCCTCACCGAGGAGTGGCGCCGCGGCGCGCTGTTCGGGCGGACGGCGGCGGAGGCGTTCTACGTCAAGTGCGACCGGGACAACAACCCGCAGGAATCGATCGACCAGGGCCGCGTGGTCTGCGAGATCGGGGTGTCGCCCGTCAAGCCCGCCGAGTTCGTGGTGTTCCGGCTGGCCCAGTTCTCCGACAGCACCAGCCTCGTCGACGAGTGACCCTCCGGGGCATCAAGGAAAGGTGAAGGACAGTCATGGCAGAGGGCGATGCTCTTTCCACCCATATCTTCGGCGTGCAGCTCGGCGGCTACCTGGTCGAATCGATCCAGGAGATCAGCGGCCTGACCGTCGAGGAAGAGGTCGTCGAGGTCCGCCAGGTCAGCGCGGAGGGCAAGCAGATCATCCGCAAGCAGCCCGGCGCGCGCCAGGCGGGCGAGGTCACGATCACCCGGGGACTCGACAAGAGCAGCGAGTTCACCAAGTGGATCAAGGAGACCCTGAACAACGGCGCCGTCGACACCGCTCGGCAGAACCTCACGATCGAGATCAAGGACTCCACGGGTGCCACCGTCCGCCGCATCCAGCTGATGCAGGGCTGGGCCTCCAAGTGGGAGGGCCCCTCCCTCAAGGCCGGCGAGTCCGCCGCGGCCACCGAGTCCGTGACCATCGTGTTCGAGGAGATCATCGTCGAATGAGGCGCCGTACGGTGACGGCGGGCAACCTGGAGGAGATCCTCCAGGCCACTGC is a window encoding:
- a CDS encoding ATP-binding protein — encoded protein: MWTRLRLVEERVRLAVALRRAADPDPDDPYRGQYLTPEAVARILDAPHGGPDLPALAPAAPPPGSPLDVLAARFALEPLDVDLLLVTLAPDLDPRFERLYGYLNDDLTRRRPTVGLALELCGRTGSAAARLRLSPTAPLLAGGLLEVTEPERPPLSRVLAVPDRVTAHLLGDTSPDPRLADVLGPAHEDPAVDPDELRRAVAAAAGGTRHVHLRSRGGDPEGLAAAALHAYGPRPLALDPAALARHARAVPELARATAREARLTGAGVLLGPLEELPDQPGERARVLRTLCTALHGIPLFTYGTSGWEPAWAADTPVTLTVAAPTPDRQITRWRHALEGTAAGPAADGGAAALARSVSAHRLDAGQLRRAADTAVRTAALDGRPLTPDDLRTAVRAQNGAGLARLARRVEPAVGWDDLVLPAPTHRRLRELAVRARHRDQVLGQWGMRPGGGRGRGVIALFAGSSGTGKTMSAEVVAADLGMDLYVVDLSTVVDKYVGETEKNLERIFTEASAVNAVLLFDEADAIFGKRSEVKDAHDKNANMESAYLLQRMESFDGIAVLTTNLRANLDEAFTRRLDVIADFPVPDAAQRLALWERCLGDRLPRAGDLDLGFCADRFELAGGSIRSCAVTAAYSAAAAGEPLTMTQVVTAVVQEYRKLGRLILESEFGPYLGQVTEV
- a CDS encoding phage tail sheath family protein gives rise to the protein MPTYLTPGVYVEEVQSGARPIEGVGTAVAAFVGFAQSGPFHEPTLVTSWDQYSQRFGGFTEGTYLPHAVYGYFANGGGAAYVVRVGGPARGASAPAATGALPQPRAAEPVELGGFLISARPGVTGVSVEIADADGENPPEDRFKILVRQGEQVAETYEVSARKNVKGYLVTQARASKLIEVTEQRGATQTRPAAQSLAVPDAAAAAPAPAGGAGGVARLDPAEYVGDSAARTGFAGLETIDEITMVAVPDLMSAYQRGDIDSEGVRTVQLAVISHCEQMGDRVAVLDTPPGLSAQQVRTWRNDEAGYDSRYATLYYPWVRVFDPAAGSNTTVPPSGHVAGVWARSDAERGVHKAPANEVIRGAVDLELRLSKGEQDLLNPIGVNCVRAFPGRGIRIWGARTLSSDPAWRYLNVRRLFNYLEESILLGTQWVVFEPNDDRLWSSIRRNVTAFLTEEWRRGALFGRTAAEAFYVKCDRDNNPQESIDQGRVVCEIGVSPVKPAEFVVFRLAQFSDSTSLVDE
- a CDS encoding phage tail protein, with product MAEGDALSTHIFGVQLGGYLVESIQEISGLTVEEEVVEVRQVSAEGKQIIRKQPGARQAGEVTITRGLDKSSEFTKWIKETLNNGAVDTARQNLTIEIKDSTGATVRRIQLMQGWASKWEGPSLKAGESAAATESVTIVFEEIIVE